In the genome of Gordonia rubripertincta, one region contains:
- a CDS encoding (Fe-S)-binding protein produces MTATTIAIGTTAAVISLFCWYLFLGGVVRMFRTIKLGQKVDGSRFWPVIPRLGTMIKEFIAHTRMVKFRTVGWAHWLVMIGFMGGALLWFEAYGQSIDPTFHWPVFGDTFAWHLWDELLGIGTVVGIITLIVIRQLNHPRVPERISRFSGSRFGAAYFVEAVVLLEGLGMILVKASKIATYGHANAYSDFFTMNVAKILPASPTLVSIFAVIKLMSGMVWLAVVGLNTDWGVAWHRFSAFFNIYFKREQDGGVALGAAKPMMSQGKVLDMETADPDVDAFGAGKIEDFSWKGWLDFTTCTECGRCQSQCPAWNTGKPLSPKLLIMSLRDHGNAKAPYLLAGGRKDMGGDEVGLVDADGNVDEAKLNAIPEAARAEASRKLVGESKGKIGGGEGIESAEGAFDPEALGAVIDTETLWSCTTCGACVEQCPVDIEHVDHILDMRRYQVLIESDFPTELAGMFKNLENKGNPWGQNASARTAWIDEMDIEIPVFGKDVESFEGFEYLFWVGCAGAYEDRAKKTTKAVAELLDMAAVNFMVLGEGETCTGDSARRAGNEFLFQMLAQQNIEMLGEVFSTAPEQRKKVVVTCAHCFNALGNEYPQLGAKYEVVHHTQLLNRLVREKRLVPVAPLGEGVTYHDPCYLGRHNKVYDAPRELMGAAGSTLTEMPRHGERSMCCGAGGARMWMEEQIGKRINLDRVDEALDTLGAGSAASGPNGHGDTTGEVKKVATGCPFCRVMLTDGVTARTSGTESEGKVEVVDVAQLLLDSVKRGKTEVKLGGRYLGPRPSAPEPEAEPEPEKVPAAAAATATTEAAPKPKVGLGMKGGKKPGAAAKTEAPAAAPAEAPAEKKPASKGFGMKGGKKPGAAAAAPATASAPAEAPAEAPAEKKPASKGFGMKGGKKPGAAASKPAASAAPAPAEAESSEAVKAEAPAAEKTAEAKPATAKGFGMAAGKRPGQKASTPNAAAADAGVTAPAENKVDEAESAPDAAPTVDTESATATATAATEEKPGKAKGFGMAAGKKRPGGIGKAAPKPAAEAPAAAPTAEAPATEAPVTEAPAAEAEPATEAPQGGSAAALTEEKPAKAKGFGMAAGKKRPGGASKAAPKAAAPAAAPATEAAPSPEAAPEPGAPEVEEAQAAEAPAAEAPAETNGTEVPTPSGNGSGDTRTIAETGASKSKGFGIAAGKKRPGHK; encoded by the coding sequence GTGACAGCCACGACGATTGCCATCGGCACCACAGCAGCGGTGATCAGCCTCTTCTGTTGGTACCTGTTCCTCGGCGGAGTGGTGCGGATGTTCCGCACCATCAAACTCGGCCAGAAGGTCGACGGTTCCCGATTCTGGCCGGTGATTCCGCGCCTGGGGACGATGATCAAGGAATTCATCGCCCACACCCGAATGGTCAAGTTCCGGACGGTGGGCTGGGCCCACTGGCTGGTCATGATCGGCTTCATGGGCGGCGCCCTGCTGTGGTTCGAGGCCTACGGCCAGTCGATCGACCCGACTTTCCACTGGCCCGTCTTCGGTGACACCTTCGCGTGGCACCTCTGGGACGAGCTGCTGGGCATCGGCACCGTGGTCGGCATCATCACCCTGATCGTGATCCGCCAGCTCAACCATCCGCGCGTCCCCGAGCGCATCTCCCGGTTCTCCGGCTCCCGCTTCGGTGCGGCCTACTTCGTCGAGGCCGTCGTCCTGCTCGAGGGTCTGGGCATGATCCTGGTGAAGGCGTCGAAGATCGCGACCTACGGTCACGCCAACGCCTACTCGGACTTCTTCACCATGAACGTGGCGAAGATCCTGCCCGCGTCGCCGACCCTGGTGTCGATTTTCGCGGTCATCAAGCTGATGAGCGGCATGGTGTGGCTGGCCGTCGTCGGCCTGAACACCGACTGGGGCGTTGCGTGGCACCGCTTCTCGGCCTTCTTCAACATCTACTTCAAGCGCGAGCAGGACGGCGGGGTCGCCCTCGGTGCCGCGAAGCCGATGATGAGCCAGGGCAAGGTCCTCGACATGGAGACCGCCGACCCGGACGTCGACGCCTTCGGTGCGGGCAAAATCGAGGACTTCTCCTGGAAGGGTTGGCTCGACTTCACCACCTGTACCGAATGCGGCCGCTGCCAGTCGCAGTGTCCGGCGTGGAACACGGGTAAGCCGCTGTCGCCGAAGCTGCTCATCATGTCGCTGCGCGACCACGGCAACGCCAAGGCCCCGTACCTGCTGGCCGGCGGCCGCAAGGACATGGGCGGAGACGAGGTCGGCCTGGTCGACGCCGACGGCAACGTCGACGAGGCCAAGCTCAACGCGATCCCCGAGGCCGCTCGAGCGGAGGCCTCCCGCAAGCTGGTCGGCGAGTCGAAGGGCAAGATCGGCGGCGGCGAGGGCATCGAGTCGGCGGAGGGTGCGTTCGATCCCGAGGCGCTGGGTGCGGTCATCGACACCGAGACCCTGTGGAGCTGCACGACCTGTGGTGCCTGCGTCGAGCAGTGCCCGGTCGACATCGAGCACGTCGACCACATCCTCGACATGCGCCGCTACCAGGTCCTGATCGAGTCGGACTTCCCGACCGAGCTGGCCGGCATGTTCAAGAACCTCGAGAACAAGGGCAACCCGTGGGGCCAGAACGCCTCCGCGCGTACCGCCTGGATCGACGAGATGGACATCGAGATCCCGGTCTTCGGCAAGGACGTCGAGTCGTTCGAGGGCTTCGAGTACCTGTTCTGGGTCGGCTGCGCCGGCGCCTACGAGGACCGCGCCAAGAAGACCACCAAAGCCGTCGCCGAGCTGCTCGACATGGCCGCCGTCAACTTCATGGTCCTCGGCGAGGGCGAGACCTGTACCGGTGACTCGGCACGACGCGCAGGCAACGAGTTCCTCTTCCAGATGCTCGCGCAGCAGAACATCGAGATGCTGGGCGAGGTCTTCTCGACCGCACCCGAGCAGCGCAAGAAGGTCGTCGTCACCTGTGCGCACTGCTTCAACGCACTGGGCAACGAGTACCCGCAGCTGGGCGCCAAGTACGAGGTCGTCCACCACACGCAGCTGCTGAACCGTCTGGTTCGCGAGAAGCGCCTCGTGCCGGTCGCCCCGCTCGGCGAGGGCGTCACCTACCACGACCCGTGCTACCTGGGCCGTCACAACAAGGTCTACGACGCCCCGCGTGAGCTGATGGGTGCGGCCGGATCGACTCTCACCGAGATGCCGCGTCACGGCGAACGGTCCATGTGCTGTGGTGCCGGTGGTGCCCGAATGTGGATGGAAGAGCAGATCGGCAAGCGCATCAACCTCGACCGGGTCGACGAGGCGCTCGACACCCTGGGCGCCGGGAGCGCAGCGAGCGGGCCCAATGGACACGGCGACACCACCGGCGAGGTCAAGAAGGTGGCGACGGGCTGCCCGTTCTGCCGCGTGATGCTCACCGACGGTGTCACCGCCCGGACCAGCGGTACCGAGTCCGAGGGCAAGGTCGAGGTCGTCGACGTCGCGCAGCTGCTGCTCGACTCGGTCAAGCGCGGCAAGACCGAGGTCAAGCTCGGTGGCCGCTACCTCGGCCCGCGTCCGAGTGCTCCCGAGCCGGAGGCCGAACCCGAGCCCGAGAAGGTCCCGGCCGCAGCTGCCGCGACCGCAACCACCGAGGCTGCTCCGAAGCCGAAGGTCGGCCTGGGCATGAAGGGTGGCAAGAAGCCCGGCGCCGCAGCCAAGACCGAGGCACCGGCTGCCGCACCCGCCGAGGCACCCGCCGAGAAGAAGCCCGCTTCCAAGGGCTTCGGCATGAAGGGCGGCAAGAAGCCGGGCGCTGCGGCTGCAGCACCGGCCACCGCGTCGGCACCCGCCGAGGCTCCTGCCGAGGCGCCCGCCGAGAAGAAGCCCGCCTCGAAGGGCTTCGGCATGAAGGGCGGCAAGAAGCCAGGCGCCGCGGCGAGCAAGCCTGCCGCGTCGGCAGCTCCTGCTCCCGCGGAGGCCGAGTCGTCGGAGGCCGTGAAGGCCGAGGCACCGGCAGCAGAGAAGACCGCGGAGGCGAAGCCTGCCACGGCCAAGGGCTTCGGCATGGCCGCGGGCAAGCGTCCCGGCCAGAAGGCGTCCACCCCGAACGCGGCAGCAGCCGACGCCGGTGTGACCGCTCCCGCCGAGAACAAGGTCGACGAGGCCGAGTCGGCACCCGATGCCGCCCCGACCGTCGACACCGAGTCCGCCACAGCCACAGCCACAGCGGCGACGGAAGAAAAGCCGGGCAAGGCCAAGGGCTTCGGCATGGCTGCGGGCAAGAAGCGTCCGGGCGGGATCGGCAAGGCCGCTCCCAAGCCGGCCGCGGAGGCTCCGGCAGCGGCTCCCACCGCAGAAGCACCCGCAACCGAGGCACCCGTCACCGAGGCCCCAGCCGCCGAGGCCGAGCCTGCAACCGAGGCACCTCAGGGTGGTTCGGCTGCGGCGCTGACCGAAGAGAAGCCGGCCAAGGCCAAGGGCTTCGGCATGGCCGCGGGAAAGAAGCGCCCCGGTGGCGCGAGCAAGGCCGCGCCGAAGGCTGCGGCACCTGCTGCAGCGCCGGCAACCGAGGCCGCCCCCTCTCCTGAAGCAGCCCCCGAGCCCGGGGCACCCGAGGTCGAGGAGGCCCAGGCAGCTGAAGCACCGGCAGCTGAGGCACCGGCCGAGACGAACGGGACCGAGGTCCCGACCCCGTCGGGCAACGGCTCGGGCGACACCCGGACCATCGCCGAGACCGGGGCGTCGAAGTCCAAGGGCTTCGGCATCGCGGCCGGCAAGAAGCGGCCCGGCCACAAGTAG
- a CDS encoding pyridoxal phosphate-dependent aminotransferase gives MSRPHVSHLNQNLKPLEQSLKLQNVCYEIRGPVHAHAQRLEAEGHRILKLNIGNPALFGFEAPDVIMRDMIHALPYSQGYSESAGVLSARRSVVTRYELIPDFPYFDVDDVILGNGVSELITMTMQALLNDGDEVLIPAPDYPLWTAMTSLSGGTPVHYRCDEANGWNPDIADIASKITDRTKAIVIINPNNPTGAVYSREVLQQLVELARQHSLLILADEIYDKIIYDEAEHVNVASLAPDLLCLTFNGLSKAYRVCGYRAGWVVMTGPKDHAKGFIEGMGILASTRLCANVPGQHAIQVALGGYQSIDALVSPGGRLYEQRNVTWEKLNEIPGVSCVKPKGALYAFPRLDPEVHEIHNDELFVQDLLLQEKILVVQGSGFNLDDTNHFRIVTLPWSRDLKEAVERIGNFLSSYRQ, from the coding sequence GTGAGTAGGCCCCATGTGTCGCATCTGAACCAGAACCTCAAGCCGCTCGAGCAGTCGCTCAAGCTGCAGAACGTGTGTTACGAGATCCGCGGACCCGTACACGCGCACGCGCAGCGGCTCGAGGCGGAGGGCCATCGCATCCTCAAGCTGAACATCGGCAACCCGGCCCTGTTCGGGTTCGAGGCACCCGACGTGATCATGCGCGACATGATCCACGCGCTCCCGTACTCGCAGGGATACTCCGAGTCCGCCGGTGTGCTGTCCGCTCGGCGTTCGGTGGTGACGCGATACGAGCTGATCCCCGACTTCCCGTACTTCGACGTCGACGACGTCATCCTGGGCAACGGCGTCTCCGAGCTCATCACGATGACGATGCAGGCGCTGCTGAACGACGGCGACGAAGTACTGATCCCGGCACCGGACTACCCGCTCTGGACGGCGATGACCTCGCTCTCCGGCGGCACCCCCGTCCACTACCGGTGCGACGAGGCGAACGGCTGGAATCCCGACATCGCCGACATCGCGTCGAAGATCACCGATCGCACCAAGGCGATCGTCATCATCAACCCCAACAACCCGACGGGTGCGGTCTACTCACGCGAGGTCCTGCAGCAGCTCGTCGAACTGGCTCGTCAGCACTCGCTGCTGATCCTGGCCGACGAGATCTACGACAAGATCATCTACGACGAGGCCGAGCACGTGAACGTCGCGTCGCTGGCCCCCGATTTGCTGTGCCTGACCTTCAACGGCCTGTCGAAGGCGTACCGGGTGTGCGGGTACCGCGCCGGCTGGGTCGTGATGACCGGACCGAAGGACCACGCCAAGGGATTCATCGAGGGCATGGGCATCCTCGCCTCCACCCGTCTGTGCGCGAATGTGCCTGGGCAACATGCCATTCAGGTGGCGCTCGGCGGCTATCAGTCCATCGACGCACTCGTCTCCCCCGGCGGGCGACTCTACGAGCAGCGCAACGTCACCTGGGAGAAGCTCAACGAGATCCCCGGCGTCAGCTGCGTGAAGCCCAAGGGCGCCCTCTACGCCTTCCCGCGTCTCGATCCCGAGGTGCACGAGATCCACAACGACGAGCTCTTCGTCCAGGACCTCCTGCTGCAGGAGAAGATCCTCGTCGTGCAGGGCAGCGGATTCAACCTCGACGACACCAACCACTTCCGCATCGTCACGCTGCCGTGGTCGCGGGACCTCAAGGAGGCCGTCGAACGGATCGGCAACTTCCTGTCCTCGTACCGCCAGTAG